The nucleotide sequence aaataaaagaggAAAATGATTTGGACAATTTGTCAAAGCCCTCCAAAATCCTCCCCtagtatattttttgaattCCTTCATATAGGAGGGTCTAAGTTTtatggagaagaagaaaaaaaacctatcATCCCTTCCATTTTCCTTCCTTCCTTTCGcccaaacaaaacctaaagATGTGTTATAGCATATCACCTCAATGTGCTTATAGACAAGAACTAGGTGCAATTGTAAACTTAATACAATCCACAACAAATTCCACGTCTTTTAGAATAATTTGCCAATATACTTACCACCTACCTTACAAACTAAGTAAACTTCTTACTagaaaatactccctccgtgtCCCTATTTAATAGGGTCCTTTGGCACTTTTTGCATATACAAAGAAAGGTTTGTAGTGTAATTGATGTGTATAATTTGTTATGACTATTACTAAATTAATCTCTATGTATAGATGCATTCGatgttaatttttcatattcctATTTTCCAAGACAAATTGGTAGAGTATTGATAAAGTATGTATTTGGAAAAAGAATACTGTATGTATCTAGAAATTTGCAAAGGGACTTATATTTAGGGGCTAACAACTATACCAAATGAGTCTTATAAGTAGGGACACATGGAGTAATGAACAATCCATACACAATAATCACACAGCATGTTTGTTTTCTGTTAGGAAATCCTCAAACCATGTTTTGGACAACAGCTTACCTCTTGTACCTTTTTCCAAAGCCATGGTTTTGGGATTCCAAACAGGAATTCAGGCACAAATTCATAAAACAACTGGTTACAAGGTGCAAGCTCAAAAAGTATAGGTAAGCCTAAAGATGAGACACTAATTACACCATACATTGTCGCACGCAAACAATAATTTGCATGCAAAATTTATAGCTCAAAACACGAGCAGGAGAATCCACTCCTAAAAGCCAATTTTTGgggtaaaaaaaacatttgctATGGGATTCCTCATGCATAAAAGTTACAAACAAGCCCATTTGGACCATAAATCCCAATCGTTACTGACTGGCATGGGGACCCCATGTCTAAACTAAGATCCATTGGACCAAAAAGCAAAGTTGAAGGGTACATAATTGCATAAAACTAGAAAAGCAGGATTAGTTTATTTCGAGCATCATAACAAAAAATGGAAGTTATGGCCTTCAAATTTTCCAGTCATATTGCAGCTTTTTATCTATATCCATGGAAAAGGCATTAAAATTACAATGAGACACGCACTAGGAGAAACTTACATTCTGTTCAGTTTCATCAGGTTCTGGTTCTCTTTGGTAGTTGTCGTATGCTTCAGCATCATCCACAAACAAGCTAGCATTGGACAAAAACAGCTCACGACCACTGCATTTAAGAAGATAATACAACATGATTAGGaaacaaataagaaaatgtTCATCAGCTTTCATACCATTTGTAATACACTTTAAAAACACGTCCAAAAAACATGCAGCTCCTTCAATATTTCCCTTTTCCTCAATTAAAAAGGAGGGGCTATAAATATGCAATTCATATGTGAATAATCTAAGATCGATAACAGATAATGGACATACCTCATACGGTCATTCTTTGCCCTCTCTGCCTGTTGGGCAGCCAAACTGGCATCTCTCTcatccatttttttcttcttccattgatAGAACAACTCAGTAGTTATAGGAGTTGTAGTTTTCACTTGGGAACGCTATACCATGTTACATAATATGTTAGAAAGCTTGATACAATAATCAAATGACGATGCTTCTTGTAAGGGGAAAAAACAGTTTACCTGCTTTTCAATCTCCTCCTCAATTGGCATTTTATCAGATTCTTCCTCTAACAAAGCCTTCATTTGGGATTTTAGAACATATCCAGGTGGAAGTGCATGTCTATAGATACAATTTTTGCCACCATTTGGACATGACCAAAACCAACCATATTGCTTCCTCTCTACCGCATCCAAAAAGTGTTTGCATACCTAAAAGTACATAAACAACGTATAGAGGTTATTTCCATTAAATATGATTTGAATaatacacaaaaatcaaacattaaaaagaaGCCTTGAATTAGccataaaaaatgaaagtgGATAAAATCAAGTAAAACAATGCAACATAATGCCAACAAATCTAATAAATCATACAATATCTGTTGGTTTGTTCTGATTATACTCATTTTTCTTCGACTCCACCACTTTCTCCAATGTCTCTTGATCCCACTCCTCCATCGTATCTGACAACATAAGAgcaaaaccaaaaagtaagaaaaaggaaagccatcaaaaccaaaacaacaacaaacaaacacaatctACATACCATCGTCACGCTTATCACTGTATATGTCAATCTTCTCCCCTTTCCTCTGAACATTCAAATCATGAGAGAATTTGCATTTGAATCCCTTAGCACACTGACCAACTTTAAAAAACTCACATAATACGGACTTGGGATCAACACCTAACAAAATTCAGATATATTAGTTCCCAATCCCAGCAACACTGAATAATAAAAACCCATTGAACTACAGAAAAAATGTTTTGATTCATATGGCACTGTAATGTAAAGATTTATTACATTGTCAATCAATCATAACTGTCACATCACTAAAAATGTTTCActtaaatcatcataataactactactaaaattacaaatataattggTTTTCATTTGCTGATcgtgtaaaactttttacacTGGCagtatatcaaaattaaacttgtAAAtcagaagagaaaaaaaacaataaaatgaatACCAGGTGGGACTTTAGGCTGACTAACAGCAATTTTGAACAGATCATTCAGCTCCTTCTCCTTTGCCTTCTCTTCCTCCTTCTTTTTCTGTTACCatcaaaatataacaaattagGAGCCTTTCTGGATTGGCCTATATGAGCTAatctactgacataagcacttgtgagactgtttagaAGACTTAACCAAAACAGCTAATGACATGcacataagctgttttcagcttattgtCACAAGTTCtcctgaaaacaacttattgcttatacaaaaataatccaactataatttatcttttgttaaaaaaataacttatacatagtCGATTATCATGATAAGATGTAAGCTGCAatttaagctgtttatccaaacaggcctACGCAGAAAACCCAGTTGAAAAATCTATCTAATGTTACATCAATAAGAGCCTTTttgattggcttatttgagcttatctactgacataagcacttgAGAGACTGTTTAAGAGACTtacgaaaacagcttatgacatgcaCATAAGCTTTTCAACTTATTGTTACAAGTTCTCCtaaatagcttataaaaacagttTATTGCTTATACAAAAACAATCTAACTATATTGTATCTTTTGTCATAAAAATAGCtaatagtttatacataagcGATTATCGTGACAAGCTGATAATCCAAACAGGGCATAAACAGAAAACCCATTTGAATAATCTAAGATATGGAATAATGATAATTAAGAATACCTTTGCATCTTGTTTGGGATCGGTTCTGGGTTGAACGGAAGATTTGAGATTCTGAACATATTTCTGAACagctttgcttttgtttttgtttttgagaccAAAAGTTTTGTCTTCAACAACCTTCTGCTTCTTGGCTACATCAGCTTTTGATTGCTTCGGAGGCATCTCGTATCGGCATCAAATAAACTCAATTCAATAAATatatagtagtagtagtagtaattgATTCAATTCAATAATCGAATTACAACAATAAAGAAGAAGATGTGAGAGATTTTCTGGGTGTGTGTGTACCTGGTGCCAATGTTTGGGTTAGATTAGGGTTTGTGTTTTGGATTCGAGAAGCTTACGGAAATTTGGAATTCCCGATATACCCCTTCAATCACACTGCACGTCACTTGTGTTTGGGGGAAAATGAAAGCCACTTTGAAAGGAGATAAATGGTTCAAAATACCTTTTCTAcccttttttttatgcaaatacATTTTTACcctaaaaattcaaatacataCCAATTAGGTTTAAATATctctttagtccttgcactttcatcagattttggcattggtccctacacttttttttgtttggaattggttcctgcactttgtaaaaatattggtattggtccctctgttaactttctgttaaaaaaaaaacacaaaactgttggtattggtccctgcactttgtaaaaatattggtattggtccctgcactttgtaaaaatattgatattggtgccacgtggcgtgaaatgattgggccacgtggcactctgttggttttgttttttttttttaacagaaagttatcatagggaccaataccaatatttttacaaagtgcagggaccaatgccaaacaaaaaaaaagtgcatagaccaatgccaaaatctgatgaaagtgcagggaccaatgacacatttaaacctacaaattatattgttttttaatcaGCAATCTTAGTAATTACTCCATTTGTCTCTGTATGTAAACATCATTTGCATCTAATAAAAGGGTTCTTAGATATAGTGACGGAGAGAGTAGTTTTTAACTTTTGCCCGGGTTTGAACGCGCGACCTCCAACTTTTCATCGCTCAAACTATTTCTGGGTTTGGATGCATTACCTTCAACTTTATACCACTCAAACTATTTATAAGTTTCAACGCATGACCTCCAACTTTTTTATCGCACAAACTATTTGAGTTATTCAATCCctttttttagtctttattttttaagaagccaaaatgatatatattaaaacCAAACTACTCTCACCCCAAGGTGTGCTAGAGAAGATAGCAAAATATACAGAGTCATCCAACAAAgctagaaaataaaaaaataacaaaaactagTCAATGCACAGACACGGCAGAGGTCTAAGCCACCACCTATGATAGTCAAAAGCA is from Medicago truncatula cultivar Jemalong A17 chromosome 1, MtrunA17r5.0-ANR, whole genome shotgun sequence and encodes:
- the LOC25484057 gene encoding zinc finger CCCH domain-containing protein 11, with product MPPKQSKADVAKKQKVVEDKTFGLKNKNKSKAVQKYVQNLKSSVQPRTDPKQDAKKKKEEEKAKEKELNDLFKIAVSQPKVPPGVDPKSVLCEFFKVGQCAKGFKCKFSHDLNVQRKGEKIDIYSDKRDDDTMEEWDQETLEKVVESKKNEYNQNKPTDIVCKHFLDAVERKQYGWFWSCPNGGKNCIYRHALPPGYVLKSQMKALLEEESDKMPIEEEIEKQRSQVKTTTPITTELFYQWKKKKMDERDASLAAQQAERAKNDRMSGRELFLSNASLFVDDAEAYDNYQREPEPDETEQNGTGSAANNGPSTSATGGADDELPDDIDDDDDDELDLDELNELEASLAKTSIQIKEPGAEA